The DNA region CCATCAGCCCCGCCTCATCTGGCATTTTCTCACACGCATCAATGACCACGTCCGGTTGCAGTGCTGCTGAAAAGGCCGTCCTTGGCATATTTACTTCGAAAATGCGGTGATTTCGGCGGCTGATTTAGGCAACTCAGGCCCAGGCTTCCTTCGTTCTTTTGCAGCAGAATTACTTATTGCAGTAGAATCATAATTTGTGATCGTTCATAATTCTCTTGTCTGCGGTTTGTAATGGTTAGGTCGAAATGATTATAGATACATCCCCGTGTCGGGGAGCTTCACGAGTGTTGCGCGTTCCTAATTTTCACGCATGCGTATTCCACATCCGTCGTGAACCGCGGAACTGTTTATAACAACAAGACAAGGTCGGAATAGGGATCGATGAATCGAGTTGTAATCAAGAAGGGAAATCATTCTTGTTCGTGGGGGCTTCCTCCCCTGCTATAATAAGAAAAATAAAAAGGAGTTGACTGCCATGAAATATGTTATGGTATATGCCCTCAGCACCTGTCCTTTTTGCCGGATGGCCAAGAGCTATTTTGACGACCATAATATTTCATACAACAGCGTCGACATTGATCTCCTGCGCGAAGACGAAAAAGAGAACGCAATTAAGGAAGTACAGCGTTTGTCGGGAAGAAGGGCTTTTCCGGTCATCGTCATCGACGAAGATGTGATCGTCGGATACGACGAGCTGCGCATCGGGGAGGCGCTGGATAAATGAGAGAAAAAATACTGTGTCCGGTTTGCGAGGTCTCCTTTCTTATTAAGGAAGAAAAGGCCGCCGGAAAACCCACCATATGTCCGGTTTGCGGAGCAATTCTGATCATGAAGGAATCCCAGGGAAACTGGTTCTTGAGCCGTCCCGCGGGCATGGAACCGGCAACGGAAATCAGACAAAGGATGGACAATTTCGCGCGACTCAGGGGATACCATTTCAATGATATGAAAGACCCTCTCGTTGAAGGCCTTCTGAAGAAACGGGAGCGTTTCGGTGATTTTTACTGCCCCTGTAAGATCGATAATATTCAGGAAAATGTCTGCCCATGTTTGGAAACCCGTATGGGCAGTGTCGAACGAGACGGCAGGTGTCACTGTGGCCTGTTTTGGAAAAAGCTTTGAACCGGAGCCTGACTTGAGGCCCCCGACTAACCTAGCTTGGTAGTATGATACCCTTCAACCGTTTGCTTGTGGGAGATGGAATATGGGGAAAAAAAAAGTTATTGTGCTCAGTGATTTCTTTTGCACCCCCTTGGTCATGGAAAAAGCCGTTCAAGACAAGCCCTTTTGGTTGCAAACTGAAAGAAAATATTTTAACACCGAGTGGCCCAAGATTCCTTTCCACTATGATGGGGAATGCAAGGAATATACCCCTTATCCGGAAGAGGCCATTGAAGAAGCTCGAGACTGCGAGGCAATTATTACCCACATCGGGTTGGTGGATAGGCGGTTGATCGAAACCGCCAGGAACTTGAAAATTATCGGTTGCCTGCGAAGCGGACCGGTCAATGTCGATGTTACTTTTGCCGCGAGTCGTAAAATTCCGGTGGTGTCTACCCCATTCCGAGGCACTGAGGCAGTGGCGGAGTATGTCGTGGGCCTGATGATCGCCTTACGCAGGTCCATCGTTGCGGCCCATGAAGCCTATAAAAGGGGTGCCTGGACCCAAAATTTTTACTACCGGTACGACAACGCTTATCCACCCTTTTCCGAACAACGGATTGGATTTGTTGGTTTCGGGAATATTGCCCGTGCTTGTATCCGCTTACTGGCTCCCTTTCACTGTGAGTGCGTCGCATATGATCCTTTTGTCAGTGCGGAAGCGATGGCTGAATCGAACGTGCAAAAAATCGACCTTGAAGAATTATTGAAGACTTCGGATATTGTTTCCTTGCACCTGCGGTACGCGATAGGCATGGAAAATATGATGGACTGGAAACAATTCCGCCTGATGAAGCCGACCGCGCTTTTTATTAATACAGCCAGAGGGCGCCTGGTGAACGAAACCGCTTTAGAAACGGCTCTGCGGGAGAAATGGATTGCCGGAGCCGCGCTGGATACCTTTTGGGACGAATCCCAGGTCAGCACCGGTTTTGTCGATACTCCTTCCAACCTGATCTTAACCCCGCACATTGCGGGAGCGAGCCGCCGGACCGCCGATACCGCGGCAGCTACAGTAGTTGAGGCAATTGAGAAGTTCTTTGTGGAGCATTCATTGCAAGCTCGCATAAACAAACCAGGGAGGATTTTTCCATGATGTCTCGTCAAGCAGTGGATAGCAGTGAATTTCGGGAAATGGCCCGGGAGCGGAAGATCCCTTTATGTGACTTTCTGCTCAGAACCATCAAAGAGCTCGAAACACCGGCGACCCTGTTCGCCGCTTGCCCTAACTCAGAAGCAGTGATTAAGGCTTCCCTGCGTGCGGCTAAAAGGGCCAATGCTCCAATAAAATTCGCTGCCACCCTCAACCAGGTTGACCTGGATGGCGGATATACCGGTTTGAACCATTTCGAATTTGCAGAAACGATCAAGCAGGAAGCCGAGACCATCGATTATCAGGGCCCGATCATTATTGCTGTCGACCATGGTGGTCCCTGGTTGAAAGACCTGCAGACAATCGAAAATTGGACGCTGGAACGCTCCATGGCTTGGATCAAACAGTCTTTCGAGGCGGCAGTGGAGGCAGGCTATGATTTGATCCATGTCGATCCGACCGTCGAGCGGACCCTTCCTCCGGGAAGCAATATCCCTATCGAACGAGTCGTCGAGCGGACCATCGAATTGATCGAACATACCGAGCGATTCCGGCGGTCGAAACAGCTGCCACCCATTGCCTATGAGGTGGGTACCGAAGAAGTGCATGGCGGCCTGGCCGATCTAACCGTGTTCGACCGCTTTCTCGGCGGCCTCCAGGCCGGACTGACGGCAAAGGGACTGGATGATGTTTGGCCGGTGTTGGTAGTGGGAAAGGTGGGGACCGACCTCCACACAA from Atribacteraceae bacterium includes:
- a CDS encoding NAD(P)-dependent oxidoreductase; translation: MGKKKVIVLSDFFCTPLVMEKAVQDKPFWLQTERKYFNTEWPKIPFHYDGECKEYTPYPEEAIEEARDCEAIITHIGLVDRRLIETARNLKIIGCLRSGPVNVDVTFAASRKIPVVSTPFRGTEAVAEYVVGLMIALRRSIVAAHEAYKRGAWTQNFYYRYDNAYPPFSEQRIGFVGFGNIARACIRLLAPFHCECVAYDPFVSAEAMAESNVQKIDLEELLKTSDIVSLHLRYAIGMENMMDWKQFRLMKPTALFINTARGRLVNETALETALREKWIAGAALDTFWDESQVSTGFVDTPSNLILTPHIAGASRRTADTAAATVVEAIEKFFVEHSLQARINKPGRIFP
- a CDS encoding glutaredoxin family protein, with translation MKYVMVYALSTCPFCRMAKSYFDDHNISYNSVDIDLLREDEKENAIKEVQRLSGRRAFPVIVIDEDVIVGYDELRIGEALDK
- a CDS encoding class II D-tagatose-bisphosphate aldolase, non-catalytic subunit; translated protein: MMSRQAVDSSEFREMARERKIPLCDFLLRTIKELETPATLFAACPNSEAVIKASLRAAKRANAPIKFAATLNQVDLDGGYTGLNHFEFAETIKQEAETIDYQGPIIIAVDHGGPWLKDLQTIENWTLERSMAWIKQSFEAAVEAGYDLIHVDPTVERTLPPGSNIPIERVVERTIELIEHTERFRRSKQLPPIAYEVGTEEVHGGLADLTVFDRFLGGLQAGLTAKGLDDVWPVLVVGKVGTDLHTTFFDGPLAQILVNKARAYGSFIKGHYTDYVDNPEDYPRSGIGGANVGPEFTEEEYNALVQLSIIEEKLYRNHQVVRLSKILDVLENAVYESGRWKKWLQDEERSTGFCDLSPKRKAWLIKTGCRYIWSTPQVLAARNLLYANLTRNGYEPEEMVLMQIERSMDKYYRAFGLTDLNTRLKPLVHGMTDEGRKQP
- a CDS encoding ferredoxin-thioredoxin reductase catalytic domain-containing protein, whose translation is MREKILCPVCEVSFLIKEEKAAGKPTICPVCGAILIMKESQGNWFLSRPAGMEPATEIRQRMDNFARLRGYHFNDMKDPLVEGLLKKRERFGDFYCPCKIDNIQENVCPCLETRMGSVERDGRCHCGLFWKKL